GCGAAGAGATCGAAAGCTTCAAaggtattttgttttttgttttttacttgGGCTGGTTGTTGTTTGGGTGCTGAGAAATAGCTAGAAAAGGCAGAGGCAAAAATGGATTTTTCGCTTTTCagtttatctttttttatatttcgtTTCTGGGTTATTGAATCTACAAAGACCAAAGCTAAAAATCAAATAGCGTCAATTAAGACATTTAGGAATTGGGTTTAGCGTGGATTTAATTTATGGGGCTTTTCTTGCAGAAAATCTAGGATTTTGTAGGAATATCAGTAATGATTTACTGAccctttttcttatttgttttttttcccctttccaATCTTTTCTTTGTGTAATGAAGGGGTGAAAGTGACAAAGGTTCAGTTAACCAATTGGCGGAGAGACCCATTTTAGATAATAATTCTGGGAAGCCAAAATCATTCACATTGGGAAGAACAGTggtgaagaacaagaagagaaGTTATGCTCAGTTCTATTTAGAGTTTGGTCAGTCTGATTTTAATCTGCACACATGTTCCACCTGTGGGGTCAAGTATACCGCTGGAGATGAAGAGGATGAGAAGGCTCACAAGGCATTTCACAAGGACTATACCCGTGGAATTCAATTCAAGGTGCAAATTGTTTTAGATTATGTGTCTCCATGAGTTTCTCAGGTCCATTTGGGTGCTTATTTCGTCAAAGTTGCTGACTATGTTTTGCAGGGATGGTACAATGAAAGGGTTGTTCATACGCCTTCGGCTGAAGGAGGTCGGATTGTTTTGGTGTTAGATTGTGACCCTCCTGCTCAGAGAAACAAGGTTCAAACTCAACATTCTGTTTTCTTGAATCTGATACTTTATGTAAATGGGGGCACTGTTTCAAGGAAACTCAAAGATTTGCTTAACTAAGCTACTGTTTTGTACTGGCAGGTTGGGGAAGTTGTGAAGATGATGGAGAGTGAACTTGAAAGTGGATGGATTTTGCACAAGTTGTGTAAGGTGACTGACAATAACTTTTAGTCTTTTACTTAATGAATCAGAAAAACGCTACCAGAATCGTTGCTGCATCAAATGTCTAGAAAATTCTTGAACTActatttgtttttgcattatGTTGGTTCATTTCACACTTCCATCAAGACTTGGCCATAGGACTTTTACGGACACAGTGGCGCCTTGTAATTCCACAATAGTACAAATGGCTATAGTCTGTATGATTATGTTTTCCCGGACCAGGACAATGTTGAATGCTTtggatttaattttcaaaatttttttttgtaataaacCCATCTGTCTTTTGACAATTTAGGAGTACAATATGCTTTCGTATCtcgttttctctctctctctctctctctctctctctctctctctctctctctctctatggtATGATTCAGCTATTAGCTCCATTTTCGCCGTGGTATCTCACCCTTATGTTTGCAGGTGTACCTGTTCATTTTGTCCCAAAGGATTGTTGGGTGTCTAGTTGCAGAGCCAATAAAAGAAGCACACAAAGTCCTCTCATGTGCAGTTAATGGAAGTTCTGATGGTACTACtacaaatgaaacaaaactaACCACTCTCCAATTTGGGGATATCAGATTTCAAAGGGAAGTCATGAGAAAAGCCCCTTCTGTTCCTGAAGCTTTGAACGAGAATCTCAATGGTGCTATATTTTGTGAAGAGGAAGCAGTGCCTGCTGTCTGTGGCATCAGAGCCATTTGGGTCACTCAAGCTAACAGAAGAAAACACATAGCCACCCAGTTACTGGATGCCCTGAGGTAACTTCAACTCCTCCGTATTATTTCCTCTGGCTTTTCTCTTGGTGGGGAGTTTCTTTATATTCTCATCAAATGGAAACCAAATGTATGATATGGTAATGTTGTGGTTTGGATCCTAACCTGCAAGCCAAATCATGTCAGCTAACTTTAAGTAGATTTTAGCACAATAACTTTTCcaagtttcttaaaagaaaTGTAAGTTCCTTTTGCTGGACAATTGACATTGAATTGCTTGCTTTTCTTGATATTTGTTTGATTAACATTTTGCTGTTTTCTTACGCTTTCTCTCTCACAGGAAAAGTTTCTGCATGGGATTTGTCCTTGAACACTCTCAATTGGCATTCTCTCAACCAACATCAGCTGGAAAGGCTTTGGCATCCAATTATATTGGTGGTGGATATTTTTTGGTGTACAAAACCAACAATCTTAAAGGTCCAGATTCTATTTAAATGaatctctattacaatttattaataattaaaaaaggtcCAGACTCTATTTAAATGAATCTTCATTACAATTTACATGCTTGTTCAATTATAAAAGTACGAAATTAAACTTATTcccaaattttcatatttttttgacGGAATCGAATCCAGGACCTAGAATGCAGGGATAAATGCTTGGTCAAGAATAGTTCAAAAACAGAATGAATTattcataataataaaaccaaattaCTTTTAATAGTGTATATTTAATGATTAGATAACACCCAGAGAAGGCTACACATTGATATTTCCTGAGGCATTTGTTAAATGTTTTAGGGACCCCGTGATGCCTTGGAGGCTGCAAACCTTGAGCATATTTATAATCAAatacagagagaaagagaggcccAAAAAGCTTTATTAATTTAGACCTTTACAAGTTTCCAAagggattttaaaaaatgagaaaaaagtTTCCCCACATTTCTTCTGTGCCCATTGGGAGGGAGGGGCAGCCACCTCCATGGATGACTACCAAGTAACAAAAGAGATGTTTGAACAACTTCATTGACATGAATGGGGAAGTGCCTACGTTTTTCCAAACTAGGAGGGCAATTAAGTCCCGTTAAGCAATAAAACGTTGTTTATTTATCACGTGACCAACACGTGAAATGATGTTTACATGTAAAACGGTTAGCCTAACAAAATATCATTCAAGTTACTGAAAAAAAGTCTAACTTTGGTAAAAATATGTAACTTTTACTTGTACAAGCTATCTCTGTATGGAACTTTTCAACAACAATTGACTCTTACTAGGCCTTATCTCTCTCCGCTTTATGACCAACTAACGCTTGTCTAGTGaaatttctcttcttattattattgttagaaaattcaaattaaattttttttcttcgattaataaaagaataaataatatttttactGAAAAAAGGGTGGTTATAACTtatagttttcattttcataatttaatttttctttagggagtttcaaaattttcctctGTTGTAATTGatgaaaacaaagaacaaCAAATTGATTGGGCCAAATTTCTGACAAGTGTTGTTTGACCCATGCTGGCCAATGTTGTTCAATTCAGGATTGTTGTTAAGTTTAGGCCTCACTTGAACGTCACTGGTTGGCAAAACTTCAATGGCAACATGAGGATTGTCGTTCTTCTATTTAAACTAGCAGACAAGAGAAGAACGTGGAGATATGGAAGTGTATAGAAATGGTATGAATTGGTTTTGCAAATGGGTATGGAAAGGGATGGAAGGAGGGGATTAGGTTAGGAACCAACACATACACTCTTGCTTAAGTTTTGTTTAATCAatccaagagaagaaaaacttACCTATACCGGGGATACCACTCGCGAGTCAATTATTTATTGTCATGTATTTAAACTTTTCAACATGACAATACGTGATTGGTTCGAAATAACGCCACTGGGCATCCATATTACATGTAAGTTCTTCTCATCCAATAGGAACTTGAATTTAGAATCTCTAAATGGTACACCTTGCTTCAACTCTCATGTTATTTCGGTGAAATAATTGGAGTTAGACTTTTGACCAAACTCAATGCACAAAAGCGTAAAATGGTAACTTTCAAAGTCTAAGAGCTCTTGCGCAAGTAACATTGGAGCTCATTTTTATCAACAGAATAACGACACTTGAATTTAAGTCCTTTTCTCTTAacactgatataaaataagaaatgtAAATCACAAGTATATCAGTACAACTTatgtaaaattttaaatttgtgataaatttgagaaatgaaatTGAATGTGATGATGAATTCCGTGGGTGCCAAGTCTTCTAATTCAATGTCatacatttttataattatttaaatttgcttaaaactaaaaaagatagtcttttttattgggtcagaaaaaaaaaatagatttgCCATCATCACCAGACTGACCAATATTGGCCATTAGGACCTATGACGTACATCATTGTTGGCTTGGCAGGATAGACAGATGAGACGAGGAAAGAGGTGACGTGACGGGTAGAAATGggagaagcaagaaaataaataaatggtaatatatatttatttctattttctattttcgttgtagaaatttgtttttcccagaaaaagaaaagagaaaaaagaaaaaatcaggACCTGATTATTttgattgtatttttttgctagagtttattataataataaaaattgtcagtgcataaaaaaaaaagaaaaacggaATTGTCAGAGTTAAATTAAATGTAGGTACTAAAAAAGTTAATTTCTGAAACAGGAGCCGAAACGCGCCGTTTTCGATTGCTTGGGCCCCAAGCCTTCAGTCATTTACATAAAAGGCATGCGTGTGCTCTGGAAGATACGATCACCCTGGCTCCTACGAAACATCAAAACTTGTATTCCTTAAATACCCCTACCGCCTTACCGTATTTACTACTTCCGTCCTAAACCCCACACCTCTATATAAAACCCTTTACCCCTGTTCAATTTTTCCTTCCACaaacaccaaaatttcttctgATTTTCATTTCGACCTTCAAACTTTGACACTCAAGCTCCGGAATCTGACGTCATCTTGCCGGAAACCGCTGCGAAGATGGTGGAGGTCCCCAGAGCTAGAGGCGTCTCGTTTCCGATCGTCTTCTCCGACGGCGAGACCGAGACCGATATCGGAAACGTCGTCGTTAACGATGCCCTAGAGTTCAAGCTGTTCCTTTCGCTCCTGAGCAACAAGATCGGAATCTCGCCGCACCAGTTCACGGTCTTCCTCTCCTCGCCGGACACCCGCCGGCGAATCCCCATCACCGGCAAGGTCAACTTCGGAGCGATTTCTCGCGAGAAGAACTGCTTCTTTCTCGTGGAGCTAAAGCGGTCGAGACGCGAGAAGCGGCGTTCCAAGAATAGCCAGATTCAACACCCCCACCACCAAGATTTTCAAGAAAACGAGTACGACAACACGGCGTCGTTCGGAGCTCACAATCCAGTCAACAAGAGCCTCAGCCTTGAGAACGTGATGCTATTGAGGCGGGGTATGGAGATCGAAAACGTCACCGGTTTGGGTTTTCCGTTTGCGGGTCGGGTCGAGTACGAGAATCGGATCAGGGAGTTGCAGATGGAGAAGGAGAGATATTTGATGAACATGGGCCTGGGAAGATCCGatgggcttgggcttgggcCGGGCCGGGGAGGTGGCGTAGCGGTGGTGTGCGAGGAGTGTTCAAGAGCTAAAGCGATGGGGAGAGAAGTCGGATTCCACTGGTGTGCTTACGACGCTGTAACTTTCGGGTTCAGGTCTCCGGCGGGTCCGATTTCCCGACCCGCCAAAGGGTAAAGCTCATCAAAATCGGGGCTTTATGGGGTTTTCCCTTTTTTGATTTGCTGGACATGTTGATATTGtgaacagagagagaagatggtGATAGTGATTGATAGTATGCGGTTTGGTATACGATAAGGAAGGTATACCTTACTTTGACATAATTTATGGGTATATAAGAGAAATCGATGTCGTTTAGCTAGGAGCTGCCATTGGCAAAGTTTGGAGGTGAATCTTTAGAGCATACGGGTCCTTTTTGTCTGAAGCCTGCAATTGAATTTGGGAACATATTCAGTGTGAGAATTAAATTAAGGGTAGTGGGAATGTTTGTAGGGTTTTTGAAGATTTCTTAGAAGGGTTGATCTTTGAGTGTTTCCAAGCTGGAATTGAAACTAATGTGTAGTTGCTTGAAtagggaaaaataaatttcctttttcatgtTTGGGGAAGAGATGGAATTTTGGGgtgtggttttggttttgtctCATTTTGTATTTTCCATGGATTAGTTTCCAATTTCCGTCAAGAATTGATTCATTGATATTGAAGGATGGCGCTCCACAGTACCTAACtggatttctttctttctttctttgttcctTTGTTTCTGGGTTTAGATTTTCCCATTTTGCTCCTTTTTCCAGGTTGAAAGCTTTGCTTTTGTCcctattattataatttaagatactttaaaaaaaaaaaaaaattatatatatggattAAGATATAGATGTGGTCATACAAGCTGAGTGATTGCAGAATTTCCTACAAAGCCCCCAATATGCGagtgtagtttttttttttggtcgaataTGCGAGTGTGGTTGTTTGATCATTATAAGTGCCTTGATTTCTCATTATGGTACTAATCTGAGATGAGAAGAAGTTTGGCGGAAATCTGTTGCCTTTTATTACATTTCGTCCACATTTCTTGGCATATAAAGTTGCCTAAAGTCTGTGGTGGtatttaataagaaaaatacataGAAAATTAATACAAATTCTTCACAATCTTATCTCCGATAATAAAGTGCTAACATAAAATTATGAGTTATGGAAATTTTAAAGTACCAATTGAAACAAGATTTGTAACAAGGAGTCTAATCATTTTAGGTTATTGTCATAGTCAGTATAACAAAATTGAGTTTGGGTAAttacttttattaattaaaatgatAATTTTGGATGATCACGAAGAGAATGTTACAAGGAGTTTCtacaaatttgtattttttttatatttttaacgTATTTATTACGAATTTTGGaagttaaaaaaatgaaaatataataacaAGTTCACTATTTATTACGATTTTTAAGTGGTGCGCCATCACTATTTCTGACGGATAACACCTTCTGATAGTGCCATGTGTcctttaattttactttttgtgtttttataaattaataaattcatagaaaactaattaaaaatcagaaaagtaCATCGAAAATTGCTACAAATTCCTTACAATATAAGCTTTTATTATGAAAGTCTAAAATCATGATTTCACGTTTTTTAGTTGATAATAATTATTGGATCAAAGTAACAAGAGTGTTTGGATGTAGAACATTAATTcttgttttgatttgtttataAACAAAGCTGAGTTATTCTTATCTCTTTGCGTTTTTATAAGTTGAAAGTAGATTTGTGGGAAGTTTAGGGTGAGATGAATGTCACAAGGAATTCTTAAGAATTTTCagtgtatttttataatttttaatttatttgttatgaACTTTTAAAGTTaaatcttataaaaataagaaaaaaattaaagagatTGAAAAGTGTCAGCAGATGAAAGGTGGTGTCTACATACGATAGCGACACGTgtcatttatttaattattttatttttatcttaacaaattcataaaatacaCCAAAAATGTCTACAAATTCCTTACGACATAGCTTTCCATTATGGGTTTAAAATCATGATTTCACATATTTGATTTCATGGTAAAcgaagagaaattgaaaaaaaagaatagaaaGAGGGCAAAGAAGCAATctgctttttcttcaatttggcaTTCGCAAAACGACACCGTTTTTCACTTAAACATAGTGCTCGTTTTGGCATTCTTCCTACAGCATTCTGTTCTCCCGGACAAAAGCTTTGGGCTGTGTAACTCCTCTGCCATTTGTCGCCGTGTGCTGGTCGTCCGGTGAGTCGGTGACACCGTCGGCTGCGAACGCCGCCTGCTGCTGCGCCGTCTCCAATTAAATAAAGTCAGAAGTCCTTATTTAACCTAGGTAATTTGATTTGCAAAatcttataaattttttgtgggtttttcATTGAAGTTTTTTGAACGATAGGGTTTGATTCAGCTGTTTGTGTTTAAATAATTTGGCAGGTTATGTTTAAAAATTCCGATTGCCTTTGAGATTGGACAAAGATTGGATTTCGTGATTGCTGTGAAGGTTAGTAGTTAAAGGGACAAAAATTGGTTAAGCTCTGTTGTTTGGTTCTACTGCtgtattttgtgattttgtttgtttggttctaCTCTACATTCTAAAATTAGTTCCCTAGTCTGCTACAGAGTACTGAAATATCCTCTTCATAATTTCCCCTGTTGCTCTCTAACTTCAAATATATAGAGAGATAGAATCATAGAAAGGAGAGGCTTATTGGATATTCATTTCAAGTGACTAGGTTTGCATTGAATTCACTGGTAGGaggatgaaaacaaaatagagggttcagcttttatttatttattttgtgagGGACTGAGTAAATATTGGTGTTGGTGGTTCTTGTTCTTGCCATGGGGAATGAAAAGGGACTGATCAGGAGGATTGAAACTCCCATCCCCAacggggaaaaaaaagagaaagcgAAAGGAATTTGGAAGTCAAATTGGGCAGAAGAGACTGATCCTAACAGATTTCAggcttttttcttctgaagGAAATTCAGAACTACTGGTGTAAAGTGACAATATTACAAAAGAGATGGATAATGCAGTAAGGCAACAGTAGATTAGTGCCTGTGAACATATGTTAAGAGTTCCTTCAAGTGGCAACGGTACAATGAAATAAGGCACCTATAGGCTTGTACCATATCCTTAAACTTTGCATTATGTTACAAACAAACCAGTTATTTATGATAATGCAGTGTCCCTATTTATGCTTGTAGTTTGTAAAGGCTAAAGCAGATGCTTGCACAAAATGGATCATcaccatttttatttcttgcaCAAATgtcctcataaaaatatcctcataaaaataatagtttgaactattcaatttatttaaatatcaTCACAAACGTAAGCCATTAGATAATCAAAACCTGTTTCCATTGACTGCTGATAGATTTCTTCACATTTTTGTTAAGATTACGtagtttttcctttccttcaaACCTTGTAATGGATATGGATATTTTGTAACTTTGTAATTCACTACTTATTAGTTAACAGACAAGAAATTTAAGACAAAACCATCTCATTCATAGCATGTGTTGATAGAGTTTAAAAGAGAAGACtgatttaattgatttgtGGCTTGTGGTGCGAGTTGGAAATTTAATTCTTAcctctttttaaaataaaagaggaaaaaagaaatttcaatCTTGGATCTTCCTTGCTATGTCACACGAACCAGTGATTTTCCCATTTTTCAACAAAGGGTTTGGAGTTAAATATGAATTAAGCATGATCCCATCATTGTTAAAGATTAGGCAGCAGGAATGGTAGCATAAATTCTGGCTTCCATGTTTTGTGTGTTTCACACTCTCTCTTAAAGGGATGCAACATGACATATTAGGTGAATGCTttattacattaaaaaaagaatgaaagaaagaaaaaaagaaaagagttgTGTGCCTGGCACCTGCTAGGTGTTGGACATGCACACGGTTCGGCTCatattccaaagtggaatttgagTCGGCTCCTgtcaacttggtatcagagcattaggtTCAAATTCCTGTGGACTCCGCACCTTGTGTGCATCCTTAAGTTTTGGCAGTGTGGTGTGTTCTGATACGGAATGGTGCCCCTTCGATGTGAAGGATGTCACAAATTATATTAGAGATGTTTTGTAAGTTCGTAACCTTGGAAAACGTAGTGGACCTTATGCTCGAGGTTGCAACAAAATCTGAGTCAACTGTGAGTTGTGGCAAGCCTAATTGAGAAGTAATGGTGTTTTGGGTGAAGTGTTACTTTATTCATGCGGGCTCTAATGCCACGATTGATAGGGATTATAAGTTCTCTAACAGACAAATTCACAAAACAAGATACATTTTTATGCACGCACATACTGTGTTTAGTGTGCACAACTACATGGCTAGATTTTCACCCATTTCATCAAAGACAGAGAGCTTAGTAGTAGATTGGTCATTTGTGAAGGTTGAGGACATCGCTGATGAGTATTGTCTAAATGAATCTGGTAATCCTATCTATAGAGATGAACAGCCAAGAAATGTTGAATATTTGCAATCTGGTTTTCCAGAGGCAATCCAGATTCAAGTATAGGGGATTTGTCTTCATATGGGATGTCGAGTATTGCAAGAGCCATTCCCAATAACGAATACTTCAAAGCAGCACAACAATTGCTTGATGAAGTTGTCAATGTCCAGAAAACACTGAAGCAGCATGATAGGGAGAAGAACCAAAGCACACACGAGCATCGAGATGATGGATCAAAGAATGAACTCGAAAGTCACATATCTTCAAACCCTCAAGACACAGCCAGTAACTCACAATGTGAGCTTTCACATGCTGAGAAACAAGAGTTGCAAAGCAAGTTGACGAAGCTTCTGTTTATGTTAGATGAGGTATGAACAATGCACTTTAGTTTTATGTCTCTGACAAGACAGATCCCAAAGTCAAGGCTTGGTTCAATCTTGTTCATTTGGTCGTAATGTTTACCACCGTAAAATCAAGGCTTGGTTGCGCTTTTTGCTAGATTGACATTATCCAATCATCTTTGTTCTTTCTAAGCAGTTATGATTGATTTGTTTGCAGTTTTGTTCAGTGGATGATTACATCACCTGCTTTTATCACTTATGTGTGCTTTGTGCTCGTAATGTTATGCAATAAGTTTATTGTTAGTGTTAGAAGTAATCATGACGTTTATGATCAAAGGTCGTAACTGGGGGCTATTTTGAAACAATGTgttagaaaataaagaaagaaagagatacTAGTGAGCATTGTTTTATTGGATGAGttgcttttagtttttttttttttcatgccAAATCTCCTTGTATCAAATAGATTCTAGAAAACTGATTAGCGTGTGTAAAGGTATTTGGTGTCTTCATTTGTCCAACCAATAATGATTTAGTTGCCAAACATATGTTAATCTCTGATTGTTCTAGCTGATCATGGCAACCAATAATGATTAAATTTCAACGTTTTTGTAAAGATTTGATTGAATAATAATGATTTTACTACTCTTCATACTGTTTTTAAAGGCTTGTTCTTCGGTTCAGACATACTGCAATTAAGAAGAAGCttcaagaattttttaaagtttcaaatataaaatttcttttttttgacTGCTTACTTTTATGTCTGAAGGAAATGGTGCACAGGCAATTACCGAATCACCTGGAGCCTTGCATGTAGGCTTTTTAGATGACATGTTGTGAAGCATTGCATTGTATCAATTATTTCTACTGCTTTCACCATGaataccaattttttttttaatggcttGTGTGATATGTAATTAATAGTAATTTTACAAAGAACATGGGATGTGTGAAGTAAAATTTACCTTAATGAAATTATTAAGATAACTGGTTCTCCTTGTATACTTGCCAATATGTCCTTAATGTCCCCCATATGCTTATGTACTCGGATGGAACATCAAGGTAATCCTCCTATGTAGACATTTGACACTAGTACtctatgtttttctatgaaTAGAAAATAACATAAGGTGCAGAATTGTCCTCAGGTATCATTGTTAATTGTTGATGTGGGTGGAGATGGAAAACCCCTTGGTTGGAGCCAAAGTTTCCATAGTCACTCAATTGCTCATGATAAGATTTCTTGCGTGCTGGTCTATTAATTTAGGGGATTTACATCGCGAGCAGCCTTAgtttcttcaaaatttgtaCAACAATATCTTCTCTgagtgtttatttatttatttagaagTTTCTGGTTGTGTTTGTTTGTCTCTTGGGGACCTTTATCTGGTATTGGGATAGAATATTATTATGTGGGGCTGTCTAAATTCTAAAAGGTTATTTGCTCAATGTTAGGTGTTTATGGGAACAAGAAATGATTATTCTGTTGTTTTAGAGTCTTAGGAAGCTGTGGTTCTTTGCGTTATTCTGTACATAATACTTGAGTCTATCTATTCTATATATTGGTATGGTATGAAACAACGAATCTGTTTCACATTTGATAACTATAATTTATTTAGGGAAAGAgcttatttctttttgggctCCCTAATGCACTACTAACTGCTCTATTTAATAGTTGATTGTCACTGACCTTTCTTGCTGTCAAATTGTACCTTCATCTCTAGCTTTACGTATAAACTACATGACAAAGGTTCCCCTTACTGAAAAGGTTGCACTAGATCCATGACATCTCTGCACTATTAAACCCtcttttaatttgaatttcaatgaTATTGGGAAATTATGAATTCTCTGTTCGTTCCTATATGCGATTGTAGttcataattaatttgtgttatctagtttcttttttgtatttagCACTTATTATTGGAATTACTTCAGCTTTTGGAATGTTTTAATCATATAGAGGATGACGTTGGCAAAGTCTAAAATGACACAATGTTGATAGAAGTGTTATGCGGGCAATTGGTCCAAGGATTTTGAGTTGCAGTTGGTGAGTGAGTATTCTTGAAATTACCCACTTGGAATATGTGATGAGGTACGGGAAACGTGGGAAATTAATCCCCGTCATGTCAAGTCGTTAAGGAAGCTACTTGGGAACTCGAGGAGCATATGTGGCCTAGTACCCATACCCCttagattgtaataacccgatcttaaattaatatataattattcaaTAAAAAGACGATTTTACCCATGGAATATCTTACTAGgtttaaaagttgactttttgttcTACAAAtaatttggggatttgggtggtaccattgcgtagagctcGTTGATATGAGTTCGTAGACGTGGCATGCTCAATCCCGAGTTGTAACGAATGAGGAAAGGTCTAGAAACGAAAAGGACATAATTGGAATTTTGGAGTTTATGTAGCTACAGTGCCGGCCCTTATTTATTCTTCTCCCTTGCGAGAGAAACGAGAttgctagtttttttttttttttccccttttctctttctctctccaccGCATACACTCACTTTCAATTGGCGATTTTGTCGCCTTCAGTTGTCCGATTCGAGTGAAATGTGTTGCAAAAGTTTTGTATCGATGCCCTCTACATAACCCAGCCTCCAGCTAAAAAACTCAAGGATTTGCAGCTGGAATGACTAGAACTGTTAgtgatttttgaattttgcaaCGCCGTTTTTGGCGACTCCAGCCACCGTTGAGTGATTGCagaatttcctttttcatgttttgtgAAGAGATGGAATTTTGGCTACATGCTGAGTGATTGCAGAtgtttgtaccataactgaccgagcaactagctagACTAGATCATTCAagtgccatgctttgagaggtcatcaccttagccaaagaagtatcaccacaaatcacaactctaagcaaagcaagaggagtcccacatcggaaaactacaagagatggagactccccctcacctataaaagaagactcCTCTTTCCTTAGAAGGGGACTGGCTCTTGAgtactctctcttctggatccaTCTCTAGGCTGAGCTTCTCACTTGGTATCTCtatatttgggtctaatccccttgtacaaatgtaaacaaacattatcataatgagaacacccttctccgtggacgtagcctatcattcgggtgaaccacgtatatcttgtcttctatatgtttatcgtttgcccaaatcctcacacacttggtgaaggtcctcatcttcatccatcatccatcacacctcatcactaagttggactcaaccttggcctaaccattttgagcatcaacagcaGAATTACCTACAAATCCCCCAATATGCGAGTGTGGGTGGTTGTTCATAAGTGCCTGATATCACATTATGGTACCAATCTAAATGAGAAGTTTGGTGGAAATCTGTTCCCTTTTATTACATTTCTTACACATTTCTTTCCATATAAATTTGCGTATTGAAATCCTGTCCCCAACATTTCTCCCATGTTGATTAGTGGAAACTAGTTTACTGGATTAGTAAGTGTA
Above is a genomic segment from Prunus dulcis chromosome 7, ALMONDv2, whole genome shotgun sequence containing:
- the LOC117634778 gene encoding protein CHROMOSOME TRANSMISSION FIDELITY 7 is translated as MQSKISAFFKPSPSFSIKLADAPPTSSDGDDDELAIWEKTQHQYCSTYRRRDRKLQRGESDKGSVNQLAERPILDNNSGKPKSFTLGRTVVKNKKRSYAQFYLEFGQSDFNLHTCSTCGVKYTAGDEEDEKAHKAFHKDYTRGIQFKGWYNERVVHTPSAEGGRIVLVLDCDPPAQRNKVGEVVKMMESELESGWILHKLCKVYLFILSQRIVGCLVAEPIKEAHKVLSCAVNGSSDGTTTNETKLTTLQFGDIRFQREVMRKAPSVPEALNENLNGAIFCEEEAVPAVCGIRAIWVTQANRRKHIATQLLDALRKSFCMGFVLEHSQLAFSQPTSAGKALASNYIGGGYFLVYKTNNLKGPDSI
- the LOC117635870 gene encoding uncharacterized protein LOC117635870; amino-acid sequence: MVEVPRARGVSFPIVFSDGETETDIGNVVVNDALEFKLFLSLLSNKIGISPHQFTVFLSSPDTRRRIPITGKVNFGAISREKNCFFLVELKRSRREKRRSKNSQIQHPHHQDFQENEYDNTASFGAHNPVNKSLSLENVMLLRRGMEIENVTGLGFPFAGRVEYENRIRELQMEKERYLMNMGLGRSDGLGLGPGRGGGVAVVCEECSRAKAMGREVGFHWCAYDAVTFGFRSPAGPISRPAKG